A single genomic interval of Antechinus flavipes isolate AdamAnt ecotype Samford, QLD, Australia chromosome 1, AdamAnt_v2, whole genome shotgun sequence harbors:
- the TXNL4A gene encoding thioredoxin-like protein 4A isoform X1 — protein MSYMLPHLHNGWQVDQAILSEEDRVVVIRFGHDWDPTCMKMDEVLYSIAEKVKNFAVIYLVDITEVPDFNKMYELYDPCTVMFFFRNKHIMIDLGTGNNNKINWAMEDKQEMIDIIETVYRGARKGRGLVVSPKDYSTKYRY, from the exons ATGTCGTATATGCTTCCACATTTGCACAATGGTTGGCAGGTAGATCAAGCGATTCTTTCAGAAGAGGACCGAGTGGTTGTTATTAGATTCGGACATGATTGGGATCCCACCTGTATGAAAATGGATGAAGTTTTATATAGTATTGCAGAAAAG gTAAAAAATTTTGCAGTTATATATCTTGTGGACATTACAGAAGTACCAGATTTCAACAAAATGTATGAGTTGTATGATCCCTGTACTGTCATGTTTTTCTTcag gaACAAGCACATTATGATTGATTTGGGCACAGgtaacaacaacaagattaacTGGGCGATGGAAGACAAGCAAGAAATGATTGACATAATAGAAACAGTATATCGAGGCGCTCGTAAAGGTAGAGGTCTCGTGGTTTCTCCAAAGGACTATTCCACCAAATACAGATACTGA
- the TXNL4A gene encoding thioredoxin-like protein 4A isoform X3 gives MFGYHDSFKVKNFAVIYLVDITEVPDFNKMYELYDPCTVMFFFRNKHIMIDLGTGNNNKINWAMEDKQEMIDIIETVYRGARKGRGLVVSPKDYSTKYRY, from the exons ATGTTTGGATATCACGACAGTTTTAAA gTAAAAAATTTTGCAGTTATATATCTTGTGGACATTACAGAAGTACCAGATTTCAACAAAATGTATGAGTTGTATGATCCCTGTACTGTCATGTTTTTCTTcag gaACAAGCACATTATGATTGATTTGGGCACAGgtaacaacaacaagattaacTGGGCGATGGAAGACAAGCAAGAAATGATTGACATAATAGAAACAGTATATCGAGGCGCTCGTAAAGGTAGAGGTCTCGTGGTTTCTCCAAAGGACTATTCCACCAAATACAGATACTGA
- the TXNL4A gene encoding thioredoxin-like protein 4A isoform X2, giving the protein MKFYIVLQKSPSNRQNKYCLHITDEKMETREVKNFAVIYLVDITEVPDFNKMYELYDPCTVMFFFRNKHIMIDLGTGNNNKINWAMEDKQEMIDIIETVYRGARKGRGLVVSPKDYSTKYRY; this is encoded by the exons ATGAAGTTTTATATAGTATTGCAGAAAAG CCCATCAAATAGGCAGAACAAGTATTGtcttcatattacagatgaaaaaatggagacCAGAGAG gTAAAAAATTTTGCAGTTATATATCTTGTGGACATTACAGAAGTACCAGATTTCAACAAAATGTATGAGTTGTATGATCCCTGTACTGTCATGTTTTTCTTcag gaACAAGCACATTATGATTGATTTGGGCACAGgtaacaacaacaagattaacTGGGCGATGGAAGACAAGCAAGAAATGATTGACATAATAGAAACAGTATATCGAGGCGCTCGTAAAGGTAGAGGTCTCGTGGTTTCTCCAAAGGACTATTCCACCAAATACAGATACTGA